The window AAAATCACTGTGGACTTGCAGAACAGCTATTGGCAACAATTGGGGATTATCACCGAAAATAGCCCTCTGGATGTATAAAATGATTATAAGACCTATGATTTCATATGCTGCTTCGGCTTGGTGGACAAAAACTGAAACAGAGTCAGCTAAAAGAAAACTGAGTAAACTTCAACGGCTAGCTCTCCTGATGGTAACTAGAGCCATGCGCAGTACTCCTACTTCAGCTCTAGAAAAATTGACGGGAACTCCTCCCCTTCATCTTTGGATACAATATGAGGCTATGAATGCAAATTACAGATTCATGATCAGTGAAAAACCAGAAATAGCAGAATTATTAGACAAACAAATTGAGGAAAGACTCAAATCAAACCACATACTTAGTATTAATCTATCAGATTCAATGACACCGAAATATGTGTtcgataagaaatttattgtgaAATTTCCAAAAAGAATACAATGGTCAGAAAATAACGTGACTTTTCCTCAAGACGCAACTATATGGTTCACGGACGGCTCAAAAATGGAGAATGCGGGTTGTGGAGCTTATGAACAGAACAATGATGTACAAATAAAATCCAGTCTTGGCGGGtttgcaacaatttttcaGGCGGAAGTTTTGGCAATCGAGCTAGCGGCCCAGTACTGTCTAGAATCTAAGTACAGTAATAAAGACATTAACATACTGTCTGACAGCCAAGCAGCCCTAGAGGCCCTAAACGACAGTTGCATAACCTCAAAACTTGTGTTCGAGTGCAGGATATTTGTTAATGATTTGGCTTCCAGTAACAGAGTTACGTTAATGTGGGTGCCAGGACATTGCGGTATTGAGGGTAATGAAAAGGCTGACTCACTTGCCAGAGTAGGGGCTTCTGATAAGTCCTTCAATCCAGAACCTTCTGTCGGAATTTCATCCTCATCAGCCAGGAATGCAATCTTTAAATGGCTTATAGACCAATCGTCGGTGTACTGGGAGACTAGGAACATTGCCGAGCATTCTAGGCTATTTATACCCTCTTATTCTAGTAGACGTACTAAACAACTCATGAATATGTCAATTAAAGGGATCAGGCTAATTTCGGCTTTTCTTTCCGGACACGCCAAAGTTCAAAGCCATCTTCACAGAATGGGCCTACGTGACTCAGATGCTTGCAGACTTTGCTGGGACTGCGAAGAGACCGCAATGCACTTATTATGTCGTTGTAGATGCTTGGAAAGAAAGAGATTAGATCATTTCGGTCGTGGTCTACTAGATCCAACGGATTTGCTTGAGTTTGACCTTAATGTGATTTATGGTTTCCTGAGCTCTATATCCATTGTTTCAACGGAATACAGCTAGTGTAATATGGTGGAAAACATTAGCTCGAGACTGTTGACTTCGAAATCGAAAGCATAGTATAACACCACCTTGTTTATGATCGATAATACCATCAGCAATACACTTTGACATGTATGCCAGATGATacatctttcatataaaatgtgaattcacacattttttaatatactttgcgtccctcattcctacgcataatatgctaggcatcatgtccataggacttgacgttgatatgcatatcgtaccgtaagacagacgacaaagacaccttacactacaaaccttacactttaattccatcatcgaatattctttcattttatatattgtgcatataacagatattatatgaccaacacataagtaaaaaaatacccagaaacacctatgaaaaaatttcatatacccttatcaagaacgtgagcagacaagccgctcacatccgttctttatactgatttgcttggagaacaccattactccataatatagttttgtgaacattgcagacttatgtgacgaaaaaaaaattttttttgcggcaaaaaagttgttccatgaatgtcgtgttgtctcatggggaggatgaattcgggaagatttttggaaaaaaggtgaccgttgggagcgcgggagccgaaaaagtggtttttccatatagagtgactttatatgggagtatggtttggtcgcttaacgcatggtagtcattgtatacggatttggcgtcacttttcgagaaacggatttttatttgtggactgatttgggtgaaaatttgtgtgtatgcttctttttggatgttaatgaaaattgccgaaaaaaattttggaatttttcgcgggaagccggaaaacgggacccctcatttgatagaacatgccatccgcttaatattgcctatcaatgcatatggaaaaattttcaagtttattttttttcgggaaaaaagtagtttttggaaatgtttgttgttggacatgaaaaatgggggcgttcacgtgttagggaacgcacaagtatttcgtaacgtataaaaatgtaaaatgaggagtatgaaaatgtgaaatgaggagtatgaaaatgtaaaatgaggagtatgaaaatgtgaattgaggagtataaaaatgtaaaatgaggagtatgaaaatgtgaattgaggagtatgaaaatgtgaattgaggagtatgtgaattgaggagtatgaaaatgtgaattgaggagtatgaaaatgtgaattgaggagtatgaaaatgtgaaatgaggcgtataaaaatgtaaaatgaggagtatgaaaatgtgaattgaggagtatgaaaaatttcaaaaaatcctgAGTGATCCTGaggaggagtatgaaaatgtaaaggAGTGAGgagaggagtatgaaaatgtgaattgaggagtataaaaatgtgaattgaggagtataaaaatgtaaaatgtgaaaattgaggaaaatgtgatgaaatgatgtgaattgaggagtatgaaaatgtgaattgaggagtatgaaaatgtgaattgaggggtatgaaaatgtgaaatgaggagtatgaaaatgtaaaatgaggaataTAAAAATGATGTGGAGAAGAGGGTATAAACCTCGATATAAGTGCGAAAAtggcattttatatgaaataaaattttcaaaaatttttatctctcagaAATTCCATTAGGTATCATGTGAAACTTGCAGAAATGTTAGTAATGA is drawn from Culicoides brevitarsis isolate CSIRO-B50_1 unplaced genomic scaffold, AGI_CSIRO_Cbre_v1 contig_122, whole genome shotgun sequence and contains these coding sequences:
- the LOC134836669 gene encoding uncharacterized protein LOC134836669 → MIIRPMISYAASAWWTKTETESAKRKLSKLQRLALLMVTRAMRSTPTSALEKLTGTPPLHLWIQYEAMNANYRFMISEKPEIAELLDKQIEERLKSNHILSINLSDSMTPKYVFDKKFIVKFPKRIQWSENNVTFPQDATIWFTDGSKMENAGCGAYEQNNDVQIKSSLGGFATIFQAEVLAIELAAQYCLESKYSNKDINILSDSQAALEALNDSCITSKLVFECRIFVNDLASSNRVTLMWVPGHCGIEGNEKADSLAR